gtagacttttcatatCCATTGCTATTTGATGCTGCTTACCGCTATTTGTCTCTTTTCCGTTTCACCGCGCTTGTGATGGATGTCTGAACACAGTCAAGCTTAATaacaatcaaaaaaaataaattaaaaaaaagaatgtaaatTTAAAGTGGACCATTTGAGTATGGATACGCGTGAGGTATTCCAAGATGGTGACATCCCAAATGTAGTCGTAGAAGGAGTCCATGGCGTCGTGGCTGCATCCAATGTCACAAACAAGGTCATGTCGTGCACCTTGGGGCGGTCAACGTTGTGTGAAACAAAATTGTACCTGTTCTGTTCTTGGAGTGCTTTGAAGGCCGTCATGTAGTCCACCTCCCTCAGGAACTGACACAGGACCGCCACCTGTGACACGCAACACATGTGCACAATCATATTCTGCGGACTATCATGAGGGTTTCTGCAAGTATCTGAAAATCTGATTTAGTGCTttttaatgccatttttaatgtaattttaatgcCTACATCATATTGTATATACATAGACAtagtatacatacatacagtaatATATGTAATTCCATAATTAAGCAATTCAAaaagttatttgaagttaaaaatacatattatgCAGTTAAAAGTAGTGTGAAGCATGCGTTGAGGtagtttttctgccactaggtagcattagtgtttcatgttggacgttggtgacaggaacagtacatttttttccccccaaatttaGAGCAATTTTATTGTGTGCGTGCATCAATTGGATTTAGATTTTTGATGCCACTGGACAACACATTTAatgccttttaactcatttgctcccaaacactttctattttaaacgttttgagtgtcccaaagatgtatttataagtttttatgtttctttttatgctagagcatacagaagtctttgatgctgccactgaactgcagagaacagttgaagcaaaGGTATTTATTATgaaaacggccagcgggtggcaatagagtataagagatcaaccagggccatgttgcaaaggagctgatttccccacatttctaaacagatttgtgattcatgatgaaacttcgctatattgctgcaaaactgaaacagatagaaatatactttcttttcctgttgaaagaagagactttaatctttcatttgggagggtccatgtttttatagcaatagaacacaatattctgtgggccttgcaaaatcagtccaaatccaatcAAACGGCCAGGaaggaatgagttaatgacgttGTTTAAGGGCTTAATTTTGAGCAAAATCCATTTAATGACTTTAAATGCTGATTATAATTGCatcgaaaaaaatacattgcttTCTTGAATAAGTGGGGAAATACCACCAATACtaatgtgtgtgcgcatgtgagaTGTTGTGTGACCTGTGTGTGGCAGTTCATCATAGAGCAGCACTTGATCATCCTTTTCAGAACCTGCGTAGAACATAAAACAACAATGACGAGCGGCCATAGGGAGCACGCGCACAGGTGTGCAATCAAAGCAATCCGTGCACCCACCTGGTCTGTGTAGACGTCAGGCGGTACGGCTTTGGTGAAGAAATCAGACGACACGCCGCCGGCCTGGAGGTACAAGTTGAGAGCAGCCGAGTACTGATTGGTTGCTGAGGGGGCACAAGGCGACGCCAAAGTTCAAGTTGAAAATTGCTCATATCACTGAagggtttttctttcttttttttttttttttgcgttaccaaaataaatgtcGGCCTGCGTGatgagccacgattggttgtTGGGGTTCAGCGTGAGGGCGTAGGTCACCAGCTCCTTCACCGTTACGGCTACCGCCTCCACGTCCACCGCCTGGATGCTACACGACACATGCGAGATTCGACTTGATCCCGATTACTCCCGATACGAATCTATAAGtcgactgttttgatttttttttaaatgaaatttagaaaacactaatcagtaaacttgtacatgtacactgtaagttttgtatgaaaatatatttatctgaaactccaGGCTTGTAACTGttagccactgtatttaacaaacaggttgtaatctgttttatgtttgaacagcattgaaataaaatattaaagcttAATGTCTCATTAAtagaacattcttccatgcctaacgtgtgaatcctaaccccaagatgttttgttgaatattccatcaaaaatagatgtttaaaaatcgattcagccgcatATTGAATCAATACGAGAATTGaataataaaagaataatactaaaaaaaataagaatctaGTGTGTTACTTGGGCAGAGACGTCGGCCAGATGGTGAGGTGCTCGGCCGTCACTTCGTTGACGATGTCATCCTGTAGGGGGGCGCGACAAAGCCTCAAGTCAACATTTGAACAAGCCGATGttgtgaggaagaagagaaGAGTTGCTGAGTCGTACCCTGACGATGCTGTGCAGCCTGACGAAGAGTGAGATCAGCGTGGTCAGCACCAGCGGCTCCTAGCGCACAAACCCAACGTCACCTCAGCAACGTGAcatcaaaaaacaacattttgttttgcatcatATCCTCACTCTGATCTTCTTGACGAACGTAATGAATTTACTCCTGGAAGGACAAACAACCGCAAGAGAAGGAGGATTCATTTGCTCATTATTTGTTTCgtatttttgtcaaatttcaGAATGCGTCGGTGGCACCTGTGCAGGATGCCCATGGAGGAGTCTCGGTGCTTGATGAGCGCCACGCGTCCGTCGTTGCTCCTCTTCTGCTGGACTGAGACGCTGCAGATTTGCACCACCGCGTCCCAAAGCTCCTTGGCCGTGCGGCGGCTCTCTTTGGGACCGGGGAGCTCCTTGCACGTGGACGCCAGCAGCTGGCCCAGCTGAGCAGAATTGGAGAAAAacactttaaataaatgttgattttaAATTGGACTGTGTAAAATTGATCAAATCCAGTTATGGATTTTCTTTCTTGTCAACTCAATGATGCCTTCATTTGGTTTTGATTTTCTAGAAGGGCCATTTAGTTTGGATTCAACACACTGTTGTGtatagcactttgtatacagcaaaataaaaaaaagtaaagaaagttaacaaaaacacattgcaaGAAAATTACAAGAAAACTCAGCTAAGAAGAGCGATAAGCTTCTTTGTTGGGACATACTACGGTAGATCGAGTTTCAAAAATCCAGCAGAAATGCCTAAACAGGCAGACACAGAGAGGGAACGATTGCGAGTGAGAGAGCCAGTGAGAGGGAcagcaagaaagagaaagagagatacATGCACATACGTTTAAATGTTCATGTAGCCATTTGTAAGAATTGGCGGCGCGTCACCTTGACGTAAGGGTTGCTGACGACAGCCGAGGGCGGCACCTGTAGCGTCAAGTAGTCGTTCTCCCTCCAATTCAACATAAAAGCCACGCACTCCTCGCCAACCACCTGCCGCAGAGGAAGATCTgcacagaaaacaaaacaaaaaaacaacaaaaatcattaGAGCCTCACCAGTCCCACCCGGCAGAAGCCCCGTCGGTAGCAACAAAACTCGCCGCGTATCCTCATCTCCAGGTATCCGCGCACTCTGCTGACGAGGTCGGGGGGCGGCCTCTCCTTGCTGCCGTCGGCCGCCGCCGTCTCGTGGGCTCGCACCTCCATCAGCAGCAGCTCGTTGAGCATCACCTGACGCAGGCGCGGCGAGAACTCCGTCACCAGCTCCAGGCAGGACGAGAACAGCTGCCGCGCGTGCAGGAAGTCCTGACAAGGAAAGGCTTACGCTTATAACGAAAAGATGTCGGGCGTTGATCAGTGGACAAAAGTCCTGAACTTGATGATGTGGCAACAAGACAATGATgtcatgatgacatcatcctTACTCTAATGGCGATGCAGTGGAGGCCTTTCGCCATGAGGATGTAGACCAGATCTTTAGTCAGGTTGTCTTTTATGGCCAGGATCACGTTGATGTAGTCTGGAGGAACTTCCcactggagagaaaaaaagttgtagCTGTCGCTCTTTGTATTTCCCCCACTGTCCTTGAATGCAACACGAGTCCGTATACATCGTCTACCTTGCTATTGACTCTCCAGAAGGGTCTGTCCGCTATGTCGTGGAGCTCGTTGAGGATCTGTCTGATCCTTCGCGGGTCCAAGCAGAGGATGAGCTGCTGCTCCAGCTGCCCGACGCTCACGCTGGCCGACGCTGCGGAAGAACGAACGAGGCCATCAGCGACGTGTTTCCGCCCCACGGAGCGGTGCTCGCGCCTACCCGGGATGTCGTAGAAGGAGGGCAGTGGTTTGGCGCTGAGGTTGACGGCGGCCGAGCGCTTCCTCATCTGCTCCACCAGCAgcttcctctcctcctccctGAGGAGCTCGCTGAAGAGCTTGTGAGAGGAGACCACGAAAACCAGGGGAAGCTCCTCCAGGCTCCCGCAGACGGTGCTGCCGCAATAAGAACGAGAAATGCGGCGAGGCTGAACATAATGACGAGCGTTGACGCGACTCACTGCATGAAGGTGGCCATGTTCCTTCGGGATGTTTCCGACGAACGTTCCTTCTCCAGGGACCGCGTGCACACCTGCAAGATGGATGGATTCAAGTCACATCAGGTACTAGTAttaattttatcagccatttttaaatttagtctcagctttagtccagtttcaatcatgctggttagtttttaacatagtcaacCTCAACCTGTTTTCATTTAGTCCacttttagttgactataaatcgagcattttagtctttattttagtccaagaaaacataattttattagtCTTGTTTTAGTCAAcagaaactgtcaacgttttagtctcgttttagtcaggacaatcattttacccctgtatattttttgtcagcagataatgttgaacattttggatctaaaactatttcacgtcCATCgattttagtccaatttttCTGAagttaagtacatttttgtctcgtcttcattagtcaacaaaaacacagactgatttagtcccagttattgctTTTTAATGAGGGTTTAAGTCTagcctagttttagtcaggtgaaaaatgtgtgttgacgaaattatttttgtttagttttcattgatgaaattaacacttttATATACACCCAAACAAGACAGTTAGCCTCACGTTTACCTCTAAAATAAAGTCCACCAGGCGCTTGCTGGGCTTCATGAGCAGCTGCTGGAAGCGCACGCCGAGCACCTCCCCCTCCAGGGCGTCGCGCACGGCGTTGCACACGCACAGCTGGAGGCACACCTCGTCCAGGCCCGTCTCCCTGCGTGACACCACGTTGACTGTTACCGATACGGACACGTGTTGGGTCAACGCAGGACGTGTTCTCTCACCCTTGCTGGGCCTTGTACAAGACCTCCCGAAGAACGGAGCGTCTGAAGTGCTTGGGCAAAGTGCGGCTGATGTTGTCTTTGATGAACGCTTCCACCACGGCCTGTGACAGAGATATGCGTTATTCAGTGGTTTGTATTCAAATAGCCAAGAGTTACAACACCTCGACATTGATGCTGCCTTCTTTAGCCCGTCACTGGCATTTTGTAGTgagtgttagcattaagataaCTCATCAGACAAAAGTTATGTGGACTTTCAAAATTGAAAATGCGAGCACAAAACACAACTGGGTCACCCAGGTGATGGTAGAAAGGTTTACTAGAACATCTAATCTTTCCTTTAAATGGCAGCAGTTGTTGCAGACTGTTATTATACATGAGCATGGCTTTTATTTAAGATGagcttgaatgtgattggttcattCTGAACACAGATACATGCTCCAGTGTGTCCActtttgcaaccacattatctgtGTTGTTTATTTGTACTTCCCCTCttgaaaggattttttttcatttaagttGTACAGTTgtcgtatttatttatattattaattttggcagttttagtcCTCTATAATGTCATATTAATGACGATATAATAGCTTGTGCTCATTTGTCATATTACAAAATCCTGGCATTCGAAcacgggtgtgtagactttttatgtcCACTGTACAATCAGGGCGGCTCTGGTGATTTCTCACCTGGTAGTTGCGGGCGCCGAGCAGCCCGTTGATCTGGTCGTAGTGTGTGGTCTGAGAGTCGCACGAGTCGCAGTCGCCGGTCAGTGCTTTGCAGGCGTTCCAGTAGCCGGCCAGGCGCTCCTCGTCCAGGTGGACGTGCACTGTGGAGTCCAGCTTGGAAAACAAAGATGGAGGACAggacgtgtgcgtgtgtgtatcaTAACACGGCAGACTGACACCAGTGCCAGCGTCAGGGGGCTAACGTGTGGTTGTACCTTCTTCAAGAGTTCCTTGGTCTGCCTGAAGTGGTCTCTAGCTTTCTCAAAGGCCGGCTGGTCCGTGCATCCTTGCTGGAAGAAAATGGCGCCCAAGTCATAGTGAACCTAAAAATGGCAGAAGGCGAACACCGTTTAAGTAGGAGTGTGATTATATCGATATCCcaataaattgtgatactttgtctcctgatagattatccATACGCCTAtgcaaatatcgtgatatttgtagtgaatatacagccactataacagctcTATTGTTCATtactgagcaattacttggcgggccactagtgGGAGCGCCTTgtaagagtggtggggaaatgtacgcaagtcttcaggtgaagaggactcatgagcttacttttacttacgCAAGACATTTATCTACCCAGCAAATggctcagttttgcatacgtttctatgaaaaatatatattatatcttcaattttaacattttaaaacatattttatgtttcgattttttgaagcacacaatttctgagaaaTATTCATATTGATTTAAGTAATTTATTTACTTCTGCAAAACAAATCGTCACAGTTTATTAAATGAAACAATCGACTACGCAAGTGACTGACATCCTTGCATGACAATAATGTTTAaggaagacacaaatttgttgacagaaggTGGTCTCTGTTaaaaagacatttgtatttgtttaaaaaaaaaaaatagagtaacgtactcactgtgaagaagacaccagttaatattgtgtttcagtgatggtacaaaaagaaactattttcacactgaaaaaaaatcagtttatgtcttgagtagttttatcgtagattattgtggatttattacctgaccaatgtATCTATAATCGCTTtatcatcatatcgtgagataattgttatcgtgagccttgtatcatatatcgtatcatatcgtgaggtacctAGAGGTTCCCACACCTACGTTAAAGTAGTGATGCCgtcaagaataataataattgtgatttttcttcttttttagtaAAGAAAATAAAGATACACCGGGGAGGTTTTTGTCATCCTGTCAATACGAGTTTGGGGAAACAAAGCATTCGGGCCTACCTGGCAGTGCAGCTCGTTGGCACTGATGCGGAGTCCAGCTGTGGAGGACTCGGTCTCGCCGTTGGCGGCGGCCGTGTCGGCGGCCAGCAGATCCAGAGTCCTCATGGTGTGCACGTAAAAGTCCTTCTTCAGACGCAGCGCCCCCGCCAGGACGCTGATTGAGTCGCTGGCCTGCTCCTTTAACTGAACGCACAAAACGGCATGAATGTGGGTGGCAATTGTAATTCATCGCGGCGAGTTTTGCTTGTTCGTTTAAGAGTTctgccagattttttttatttcaatgtttcTCACCACACTGAGAATGTTATCTGTCATCTCTTTTTCCTGCTGCACAACACTCAACCTACAAAGAAGCACAAACAAATTCAAGTCTGTGTGAGGTCTAATCGTGATTGAAATGCGTCCATTGCGGGAGAAAACTTGCATGTTCATCTGGTGCGGTCCCGGTTTGGTCTGTTTCTCCGGAAAGCTGCTCAGCACGATGGTTCTGATGGCCCTATAAAAGCGGGAAGACTTCTTCATTCTGGTGATTTTAAATATGTGTGTTGTCTTACCAGCGGTTGTAGATGAGGACGGCCATGGCGGTGGTGGGTGGCAGCGTGGAAAGATCCAAATCTACGTGTTTCACGCCCGCTGGCACTTTGCTCACACACAGTAGCTCGTTGAGCAGCATGTTCAACACGGGGATGGTCAAGCTGGCAAGGggacaatatttttaaatattgcccagGTGGCCAAAGCATTCACACCAAAAAGAGCAGCACAATATCCATTGAATTAAGCATAAAATGTGTCACAAATGGTTTAAATACACATTACAAAAtgtagattttcttttttggcgCACCCTTTTTCCAGAGCATCCAGATCCCACTTCATGAATGCCGCCACTTTGAGTGCCAACAGCTTCAAGGTGCGGTTCCTGCGGTTGTCGGCGGGAGGCTGCACTTGATTCTGCTCGTTGACAGACGGCTTGGACGCCTGCTCCAGGAACTGGATGACGAGCTGCACCCCCGTCGGGTCTGAGGAGGCGCACGAGCATCATCATTGCCACGTTGGACAACATGTTATCCGGGGAATGTTACGATGCTGATTTCTCACCGGGATTAGATTTCTGCAGGTGCTTCTCCAGCAGGGACGCGTCCAGGAGGAACTCAAACCAGGAAGTCTGGAGCGGCGTGCTGGGCCGGCTGCTTGTCACAGCGGCGACCCGGTCGGCCGCTTCCGCACTCATCCTCCACTGATGAACACAAGTCAAATATTTGATTTAGGAAATGTTTGAGATGTTTGATGTTTTGAGAGTTTCTCTTGGTTCATGCTGCCCAAACAAAGCTATAAAAGCTCCaattataaaattaataaaaaataaaataaaatgccacaTTTATgtgtaaaattattttcaataaatgcctTCCTAGTACGAATCTGTTTCAGAAACAACTGCGGACTGAGGGGTACTTTGTATTAAGCTAGCTAGTTTGTCATGTTCTGGGCAGCCCAACCGGGCGGGGTTGTCTTTGTCATCAATCGAGgtgtagtgtagtgtagtgtagtgtagtgtaCGCCGGTACGTCGCAGCCGCTGTTTTGAATCGAGCGCACCCCTCAGTACGCTGTTATGTTTGTTTACGGTTTATTTTCTCGTAAAATGAAAAACTTTAGAGCCCGGCACATTAACCGGAAAGTGAATTATCTTACCTTAGTACGGTAACAATAAATATAACAACATAGAAGGTGTAAATAATCTCAAAGTGGTCTTAAATGTTTGGAGAGCTCCGGAGAACTGCTGCTTCTCACGTAATTAGTTCTGAGGAATGGATCGCCATTGCGTCGCTTGGATTTCCGGTTCCGGTTTGTCTTCGGTCGGGAGAATATTGCGCCACATTTTGCGCATATTTATAGCATCctgaaaccaaacaaaaaattcaagatggtctaactttttttttcgataatgCACTACACAACCATGTGCAAATATTACTGTAgcatagttattttatttaccaTATACAGGCATGCAATACCTCAATATTGATCAGACCCTGTTGGTTGTATTGCATTACATTGTTTTTGTAACAAATTTGATTTTCTTACAGGATGAACGTAGTATCGAATACAAAAGaatagtcatatatatatatatatatatatatatatatatatatatataaaagtcacACTATATCatacaaaaatgtcagtttaTTTGGACAAAATCTTGAAGACACGTAGAAAGGATGAAGAGTAAATCAAACAATAGTTTAACGAAAGCTAACTTTCCGTACAGGGTGGGCATTCAAGGATGGACAAACAAATGCGCATATAAGGCATCAGAAGCAAGAGATGCATGAAGGCAAAAATATCAACAGCCTacaaacacacactcactttAATGAGGCACTATTAATGTAACAATATATTTTTGAGTTAgccaaaaaattaaatgaaaaaataataaaataaatcatcataTTCACATTATGTGAATACAATGACTGGAAACCCTCTTTATCTATGGCCTGATGTAGAGACAATATTGGCATCTCAGGAAATCCAATGAGTTTCCGCAAACAGGAACAGTGAAtgcacatataaaaaaaaaaaaattacagtacaGAGACTACGGGGTGAACCACCCAAAAGGATATATTcactttttgactgaccattatTCATACGTTTGTTGTTTTAGCTGCATATACATGTACGGTATGGACAGTCACAATTTGAGGAGATTTTTAGGGCAAACTGCATTATGGCATATTTCATCTCAAATCATACAGTCCCACTTTTATGGAAAGCCAGTTTAACATTACTAGTAAGACAATTGTTCTACTAGTGCGCTGAACTGTCTTACCACTGAGGACAAAGTGCATACGAGTACACAGATCTCAagaatattaaataaatgctcAAGTTCAGCTGCCTTCTTTTAATACTGGAAGGAGATGACCGCGTTGACTCTGTAGACGTGGTAGGATCGGTTGCAGAAGACGCGGGTGAAGTAGTTGGTGTAGGGCGAGCGGTTGGTCTTGATCTCGTGGCAAAAGCGGCGATGTCTGGAGAAGGCGTAGGTCTCGCCGTTGTCGTGAACCACCTGCGGCGGGAGGGGAAGGATGCAGGAGGTGGGGGTCGTACTGTAGATAAAAGAGGAGTGTGGGTGCGAGACTCACGTGTCCGTTGGCGACGTCCAGCAGGTCCTTGATGCGGCAGCCGCGGTCCGGAGTGAAATCGTTGCACAACGACTCCTCCACGATCATGTAATTTGCCTTGCGGGAGGTCAGGATCTTGTACACCTCCTCGGCGGAACGCATGGAGTATATCTGGTAGGTCTGAAATGCAGTGAATCAAATGAAAAGAATTAAAcagttcagcattttttttgcttcatttatgtgAATTCTAttttgctgctccttctggtgtgtgcaCCTTGGCCACTATAACACATAAATACAGATACACAGGCAGCATTAACTCAACTTACGTTTGTTATGGCAAACCGAACACTGTCAGAGCGATTCTCATTCTTCAAGTTTAAGCGTAACTCACGTCCTCACTCCTCCTCAGCATGTCTGCATCCGAGTGCAGCGGCAAGCTGGTGACGGCGGCGCCAGAGCCCGACTTGATGGCCCCCAGGAGCTGAGGGCTGCCCGCAAACACGGCCGCCGCTGGAAGGTGAGTCCtatgaggaggggggggggggacgatgACTACGTTGACTACACGCTCACCTGAAGGAATACTCACCGGATCCAGCTGATCATCTTGGCCGCATCGGGATCATAGAACACCTCAAGATCGGACAGGTCGGTCAGGACGCGGGGGCAGTACTGCCGAGGATGGAGaataaatttgatttattattataatcaatgccatcatcatcatcactattAATATCAAAGTCTCACTTCTTGCCACAAGCTGAACCCGATGATGCTCGGGACGCCGATGCTTAGGATAAACGACTGCAAGgaagcaacaaaaaacaaacaaaggatggaattattattgttttccttcttattttctataattaatCATTTGTATTGTAAAAGATACTGTCAGTGTTTATTGTTTTACATTCGGTTTTTAGAaacaaatattgattttttaaaatacaaattatggacaattacaaaataaaaaatattttttaaacaaacttattaaaaagattaaaagTTTCTTCTAAAAGATTAAATGTttcttctatttaaaaaaataattattacaaaattaatttaaaaaagaaaagaaaatgtaacaGTAATTTTAAaggtttataaaaaaataattattttccctACAAAATCGGTTTTCACTGAAACAGTTTAAAATATGTAGGGTGgtattaaaaacacaaattatcAAATAATTTCATATAAATTGTAGacaattacttttaaaaaaaaaaagacataaaaaaaaaaagataatgtgATTTAAAAGAAATTAAGTATTTTCTCCATAAAATTgtttactggaaaaaaaaaagaataaatagttATACAgcagtaacaaaaaaataagaataaaagataattattaaataaatattaggtCATCAAAATGTGCTTCAAAAAATATTCCTACAAAGTCAAACAATTTCGAGTTTAACCAAAAACTGAAATTGTAGAAAGAAAATGTAATGACGAGACATTATTGCTGTGTAATGCAATGTAAATGTATTCATGTTTTAGCCTGAAGGCCTCTCACCAGTACAACAGGATGGACCGACTTGACCTTGAGCCACCTAAAGACGGTCATCCAGAGATCTGGCGAACACACGCCAAACGCCGCAAATGCACACATGTACGGCGTCCAGAAGTACTTCATCCTTCACCAGGAAGAAAACACGTTTGAACCAGTTACGACAAACTGTTAGCAGCAATTTTATCCAACCCGTTGAAGAGCAGCGTCAGGCCGCCGAAGATCAGCGTGTGCAACACGTGGTAGACGACCTCGGGACGCTCGCCCACGTGTCCGTCTTCTGGCCGCCGCTCGCTGCTCTGCGTTGCTTGACTGCTGATGAAAGGAGGAAGAGAAACAAGTCAGAGATGAATAGAGAAGAGACGAGTCGAGAATCGGTGAGACCTGAGTCTGGTGTAGACGGCCTGCAGCGCGGACACGCCGCAGACGGCGAGCACGAGCAGGTAGAAAGGCAGAACGGACGCCTGAGTGAGGCGCAGGAACAAATCCTGACCGGGAGACTGAAGACTCTCTTGGCACGCGAGGAAGTTGCTCACAAAGTCACTGCAGCACATCGAATGTGAAGCAATTATAATGCGTTGAATTATTACATTTCGTAGCAATTGTAAGAGGAAATAAGACAAATTGCAACAAACTGAATAACTCAAGTGATACACAAAAGAGTCACCAAATTAAGTGTTACCGTGATTTACAATACACGACATTTGCTGAAAACTGTTAAGATGTTAACTTTaagccaaggttattttagttaactaaaaataacgaaaaaaaaaacaaactaaaattaaaaaaaacaattccgtgaacgaaaaaaacaaaaatgcttttcaaaaaaatgaaaactaactg
This portion of the Festucalex cinctus isolate MCC-2025b chromosome 19, RoL_Fcin_1.0, whole genome shotgun sequence genome encodes:
- the ints8 gene encoding integrator complex subunit 8, which encodes MSAEAADRVAAVTSSRPSTPLQTSWFEFLLDASLLEKHLQKSNPDPTGVQLVIQFLEQASKPSVNEQNQVQPPADNRRNRTLKLLALKVAAFMKWDLDALEKGLTIPVLNMLLNELLCVSKVPAGVKHVDLDLSTLPPTTAMAVLIYNRWAIRTIVLSSFPEKQTKPGPHQMNMLSVVQQEKEMTDNILSVLKEQASDSISVLAGALRLKKDFYVHTMRTLDLLAADTAAANGETESSTAGLRISANELHCQVHYDLGAIFFQQGCTDQPAFEKARDHFRQTKELLKKLDSTVHVHLDEERLAGYWNACKALTGDCDSCDSQTTHYDQINGLLGARNYQAVVEAFIKDNISRTLPKHFRRSVLREVLYKAQQGETGLDEVCLQLCVCNAVRDALEGEVLGVRFQQLLMKPSKRLVDFILEVCTRSLEKERSSETSRRNMATFMHTVCGSLEELPLVFVVSSHKLFSELLREEERKLLVEQMRKRSAAVNLSAKPLPSFYDIPASASVSVGQLEQQLILCLDPRRIRQILNELHDIADRPFWRVNSKWEVPPDYINVILAIKDNLTKDLVYILMAKGLHCIAIRDFLHARQLFSSCLELVTEFSPRLRQVMLNELLLMEVRAHETAAADGSKERPPPDLVSRVRGYLEMRIRDLPLRQVVGEECVAFMLNWRENDYLTLQVPPSAVVSNPYVKLGQLLASTCKELPGPKESRRTAKELWDAVVQICSVSVQQKRSNDGRVALIKHRDSSMGILHRSKFITFVKKIREPLVLTTLISLFVRLHSIVRDDIVNEVTAEHLTIWPTSLPNIQAVDVEAVAVTVKELVTYALTLNPNNQSWLITQADIYFATNQYSAALNLYLQAGGVSSDFFTKAVPPDVYTDQVLKRMIKCCSMMNCHTQVAVLCQFLREVDYMTAFKALQEQNSHDAMDSFYDYIWDVTILEYLTHIHHKRGETEKRQIAIKAIGQAELNTSNPEEVLQLAAQKRKKKFLQAMAKLYF